A single genomic interval of Peribacillus sp. FSL H8-0477 harbors:
- a CDS encoding aliphatic sulfonate ABC transporter substrate-binding protein, with the protein MTHTKRLVTGLLLLLSAVLLLAACGKDSSESVSGSSEKKVIKIGYQKGNTLNILKETGYLEDALNKEGYKVEWKMFTHGGTLLEGLYSKAIDYGHAADGSAIFAQASGKPLVYVGADAPNPEGVGLMVLKDSGITSVEQLKGKKIGVLKGGNHHYLAILALEKAGLTADDVKWVYPEDAAQGRAIFETNQVDALASYDPFFASAETELNTLTFTENVDYDYPNRTFYFATPQFAKEHAELVDLILEATDKSDKWANENKAEVAKLLSSSIGIDEKITTKQVNRRTFGAGPITQEIIDAQQKQADKYFEIKLIPKKLDVSVDMPLGE; encoded by the coding sequence ATGACTCATACAAAACGACTGGTTACCGGATTACTTCTTCTTCTCTCTGCCGTCTTATTGCTAGCAGCTTGCGGTAAAGATTCAAGCGAATCCGTTTCAGGTAGCAGTGAGAAGAAGGTTATTAAGATTGGGTACCAAAAAGGAAATACCTTAAATATCTTGAAAGAAACAGGCTATTTGGAAGATGCACTCAACAAAGAAGGGTATAAAGTTGAATGGAAAATGTTTACTCATGGAGGTACGTTATTAGAAGGTCTATACTCAAAAGCCATTGATTACGGCCATGCTGCTGACGGTTCCGCTATCTTTGCTCAAGCAAGTGGAAAGCCCCTCGTTTATGTCGGGGCTGATGCACCGAACCCTGAAGGTGTCGGACTCATGGTATTAAAGGACTCAGGAATTACTTCCGTTGAACAATTAAAAGGGAAAAAAATAGGCGTACTGAAAGGCGGTAATCATCATTATTTGGCCATCCTTGCCCTTGAAAAAGCCGGTTTGACCGCAGATGATGTGAAATGGGTTTACCCGGAAGATGCTGCACAAGGACGTGCAATTTTTGAAACCAACCAAGTGGATGCCCTTGCTTCCTACGATCCTTTTTTCGCAAGTGCGGAAACGGAGCTTAACACCCTTACCTTTACCGAAAATGTTGATTATGACTATCCAAACCGAACATTCTACTTTGCTACACCGCAATTTGCAAAAGAACACGCTGAACTGGTGGATCTTATTCTAGAAGCTACGGATAAGTCGGATAAGTGGGCGAACGAGAACAAAGCAGAAGTGGCCAAACTATTATCGTCTAGTATTGGCATTGATGAGAAAATCACGACTAAACAAGTGAACCGCCGTACGTTTGGAGCAGGTCCCATCACACAGGAAATCATTGATGCACAGCAAAAACAGGCGGATAAATACTTTGAGATCAAGTTAATTCCTAAGAAACTAGATGTTTCTGTTGATATGCCTCTTGGAGAATAA
- a CDS encoding ABC transporter permease subunit, with product MRKKWIYGFQPWVIPLALLLTWQVTASLKLVTPSLFPSPITVLLTFWELLISGELVRHVFASLWRAGIGLLIGGLIGFVLGILNGLSATSYRFLDSTIQMMRNIPHLALLPLVIVWIGIDEGAKIFLVIIGVLFPIYINTFHGIRNVDHDLVEMGKMYKLKGWRLFKDILLPGALPSIFVGLRYALGVMWLTLIVAETIPTEVGIGYLATNAREFMQTDIIILSIIIYALLGKIADIIAQIGEKWSLKWNVSYNKEL from the coding sequence ATGAGAAAAAAATGGATATATGGATTTCAACCTTGGGTGATTCCTCTTGCACTTTTATTAACCTGGCAGGTGACCGCTTCATTGAAACTTGTCACTCCCTCACTATTCCCGTCACCCATTACCGTTTTGCTTACGTTCTGGGAGTTATTGATAAGTGGTGAATTAGTGCGGCATGTGTTTGCAAGCTTATGGCGAGCAGGGATCGGGTTATTGATCGGCGGATTAATTGGTTTTGTGCTCGGTATACTTAATGGATTATCGGCTACATCCTATAGATTCCTAGATTCAACGATTCAAATGATGAGGAATATCCCCCATCTCGCCTTGCTGCCGCTGGTCATCGTCTGGATTGGGATTGATGAAGGAGCCAAGATTTTCTTAGTCATTATCGGCGTCCTTTTCCCAATTTATATCAATACCTTTCATGGCATCCGCAATGTCGATCATGACTTAGTAGAGATGGGAAAAATGTATAAACTTAAAGGGTGGAGGCTTTTCAAAGACATTCTTCTTCCAGGCGCACTCCCTTCTATATTTGTCGGACTTCGTTACGCACTTGGTGTGATGTGGCTGACCTTAATCGTCGCTGAAACAATTCCGACAGAAGTTGGTATTGGCTACCTAGCAACGAATGCTCGTGAATTCATGCAGACAGACATTATTATATTGAGCATTATCATCTATGCCTTACTAGGGAAAATTGCCGATATCATTGCACAAATCGGAGAAAAATGGTCGTTAAAGTGGAATGTAAGCTACAACAAAGAGTTATAA
- a CDS encoding cytochrome P450 family protein → MKKQEQNATDQSILNVFSGESVENPFAIFSKMRTMGAVIPIPSPIAAIKGQTWMVTRMEEAMLVLKDHAHFTVDGGSIDGNNNLMQSNADPSAPPTFLNAKSMLSVDEPDHRRLRRLVSKAFTPKYMESLRPLVQKIADELLDQVEDKEQFDIVKDYAYPLPINVISEMLGVPKADQAQIRVWSEAIAHGLGLGRKEPGVAEQIRAFGEYIVQLVAEKRKHPADDLISQLVAIEEEGDKLDESELISMISLLIFAGHETTSNLIATGTLMLLDHPEQLEKLKKDLNLIPGAVEELLRFNGPSTMAGPRFATEDIEIAGQQIKRGDMVIPVLKSANRDELQFSDPEELDLTRSIKRHMAFGQGIHMCLGAPLARVEGDVAFSTLLRRMPNLHLSIPREDVNWQFMLSSQGLKSLPVAF, encoded by the coding sequence ATGAAAAAACAAGAACAAAACGCAACAGATCAATCTATTTTAAACGTATTTAGTGGGGAAAGTGTTGAAAACCCATTTGCGATATTCTCCAAGATGCGGACAATGGGGGCCGTTATTCCTATTCCTTCCCCGATTGCTGCGATAAAAGGCCAAACATGGATGGTTACCCGTATGGAAGAAGCCATGCTGGTTTTAAAAGATCATGCCCACTTTACTGTAGACGGAGGCTCCATCGATGGTAACAATAATCTGATGCAAAGCAATGCGGATCCATCTGCTCCCCCAACTTTCCTTAATGCTAAATCCATGCTTTCTGTCGATGAACCTGATCACCGACGATTGCGCAGGTTGGTATCCAAAGCCTTTACGCCTAAATACATGGAAAGCCTGCGTCCTCTCGTTCAAAAGATTGCTGACGAATTACTTGACCAGGTAGAAGATAAAGAACAGTTTGACATTGTTAAGGACTATGCTTATCCCTTGCCAATCAACGTCATTTCTGAAATGCTCGGGGTGCCTAAAGCAGACCAGGCTCAAATTCGGGTCTGGTCAGAGGCCATTGCGCACGGTCTAGGCCTAGGAAGAAAAGAACCGGGAGTTGCAGAGCAGATTCGAGCTTTTGGGGAATACATTGTGCAGCTTGTGGCCGAGAAGCGGAAGCATCCAGCAGATGACTTAATCAGTCAGTTGGTTGCTATTGAAGAAGAGGGAGATAAACTCGACGAATCGGAACTAATTTCGATGATCTCCCTATTGATCTTTGCTGGTCATGAGACTACCTCGAATCTGATCGCAACAGGCACGTTAATGTTACTTGATCATCCCGAGCAGCTGGAGAAACTAAAAAAAGACCTCAACCTGATACCTGGAGCTGTAGAAGAATTGCTGCGTTTCAATGGGCCTTCCACCATGGCAGGACCGCGGTTTGCTACGGAAGATATCGAGATAGCAGGACAGCAAATCAAAAGGGGAGATATGGTGATTCCCGTATTGAAATCAGCAAATCGAGATGAACTCCAGTTTTCGGACCCAGAGGAACTGGATCTTACGCGTTCAATCAAACGTCATATGGCATTTGGACAAGGCATCCATATGTGTTTGGGAGCGCCATTAGCCCGCGTCGAAGGAGACGTTGCGTTTTCCACCCTGCTGAGACGTATGCCTAACTTGCATCTCAGTATCCCAAGGGAGGACGTTAACTGGCAATTCATGCTGAGCTCACAGGGGTTAAAATCCCTTCCCGTCGCTTTTTAA
- a CDS encoding 2,3-butanediol dehydrogenase → MKALRWHGVKNLKLENIEEPTAQKDKVKIKVEWCGICGSDLHEYTAGPIFIPTETHPLSGDKAPIVMGHEFSGRVVEIGEDVTKFQVGDRVVVEPIYACGVCEACKQGKYNLCEKMGFYGLAGGGGGFSEYAAVPEVMLHKIPENVSFEQGALVEPSAVALYAVRQSALNVGEKAAVFGAGPIGLLIIEALRAAGATEIYVSEVSEERKQKAAEFGAIVLDPKEVDVVKEIRRRTNGGVDVSFEVSGIDAVLTQSINSTKIGGQAMIVSIFEKKASIHPNDIVLNERIVTGIIGYRDIFPAVISLMAQGYFSAEKIITKRIKLDEVIEEGFEALLKERSQVKILVKSE, encoded by the coding sequence ATGAAAGCATTGAGATGGCACGGTGTAAAAAATTTAAAATTAGAGAACATTGAAGAACCAACGGCACAGAAAGATAAAGTAAAAATTAAAGTTGAATGGTGTGGGATTTGTGGAAGTGATTTACATGAATATACGGCTGGACCAATTTTTATTCCCACTGAGACGCATCCATTAAGTGGTGATAAAGCTCCTATTGTTATGGGACATGAATTTTCCGGGCGGGTTGTAGAAATTGGAGAAGATGTAACAAAATTTCAAGTGGGTGATCGAGTTGTAGTGGAGCCAATATATGCTTGTGGTGTATGCGAAGCCTGTAAACAAGGTAAATACAACTTATGTGAGAAAATGGGCTTCTATGGCTTAGCTGGGGGAGGCGGTGGTTTTTCGGAGTATGCAGCAGTACCTGAAGTGATGTTACATAAGATTCCTGAAAACGTTTCTTTTGAACAAGGAGCATTAGTAGAACCTTCTGCTGTTGCTTTGTATGCTGTACGGCAAAGTGCATTAAATGTGGGGGAGAAAGCAGCTGTCTTTGGAGCTGGCCCCATTGGTTTATTAATTATTGAAGCTTTAAGAGCAGCAGGTGCAACTGAAATTTATGTGAGTGAAGTTTCTGAAGAACGAAAACAAAAAGCAGCCGAATTCGGTGCCATTGTCTTAGATCCAAAAGAAGTTGATGTTGTTAAAGAAATTCGGAGACGAACAAATGGTGGAGTGGATGTTTCATTTGAAGTATCAGGTATTGATGCAGTCTTGACACAATCAATCAATTCCACAAAAATTGGCGGGCAAGCAATGATTGTCAGTATTTTTGAAAAGAAAGCTTCCATTCATCCAAACGATATCGTTCTAAATGAACGTATAGTTACAGGGATAATAGGGTATCGTGATATTTTCCCTGCTGTGATCAGTTTAATGGCACAGGGATATTTCTCAGCTGAAAAAATTATTACAAAAAGAATTAAACTGGACGAAGTGATTGAAGAAGGATTTGAAGCTTTGCTAAAAGAGCGAAGTCAAGTGAAAATTCTTGTTAAGTCCGAATAG
- a CDS encoding ATP-binding cassette domain-containing protein, whose protein sequence is MENLKRRAADHSIQIDIEKASKSFGEKEVLKDVTLMINKGEFIAIIGKSGSGKSTLLRLVSGLETLTEGELRFNGAPSTQSTSNITMMYQDSRLLPWKKVKENVGLGLDGNWEDKAEKVLDAVGLLSFKDVWPSKLSGGQKQRVALARALIHEPSLLLLDEPLSALDALTRLEMQNLIETIWSTSGFTALLVTHDVREAIRLADRIVLIEDGSIAMDIKVHAARPRHMSENKLTLLEEEILDRIINGERNHPRKTSNL, encoded by the coding sequence ATGGAAAATCTAAAACGAAGAGCTGCCGACCATTCTATTCAAATAGACATTGAAAAGGCAAGCAAGTCCTTTGGTGAAAAAGAAGTTTTAAAAGATGTGACGTTAATGATTAATAAAGGAGAATTCATCGCCATTATCGGAAAAAGCGGCAGCGGCAAAAGTACGTTATTACGGCTAGTCTCAGGTCTTGAGACGCTGACAGAAGGAGAACTGCGATTTAACGGTGCCCCTTCCACTCAATCTACCTCGAACATCACTATGATGTATCAGGACTCGAGACTGCTTCCTTGGAAAAAAGTGAAAGAAAACGTCGGGCTTGGCCTTGATGGGAACTGGGAGGATAAAGCTGAAAAGGTGTTAGATGCAGTCGGATTATTGTCCTTTAAAGATGTTTGGCCGTCTAAACTTTCTGGCGGTCAAAAACAACGTGTAGCGTTAGCAAGAGCACTTATCCATGAGCCCTCTCTTTTACTACTTGACGAACCGCTCAGTGCACTTGATGCCTTAACTCGTTTGGAAATGCAGAATTTAATTGAAACCATTTGGAGTACGTCAGGTTTTACCGCCCTGCTTGTTACACATGACGTTCGAGAAGCCATCCGATTGGCCGACCGTATTGTACTCATAGAGGACGGAAGCATCGCGATGGATATCAAAGTACATGCTGCTAGACCTCGGCATATGTCCGAAAATAAATTAACCCTGTTAGAAGAAGAAATTCTCGATCGTATCATAAACGGGGAGAGGAATCATCCACGAAAAACGTCAAATTTATAA
- a CDS encoding TetR/AcrR family transcriptional regulator, which produces MTEKKKLHTDPRILRTRQLIKDAFVELLEETDLQQITVNRLAERATINRVTFYLHFRDIPDMLEKMANDMIDDISTVFEKTPTDHPFSEEDSWKILENLLQHIADHSNFYKNFLTSKKVPIFRDRLTLFLREKIVTKIDESGRRVQLTDIVKEDILIWYETSALIGTIVSWLQNDMPYTPSFLAQQFALLHHRALNVER; this is translated from the coding sequence ATGACGGAAAAGAAAAAACTTCACACCGACCCTCGCATACTTCGGACAAGACAATTAATAAAAGATGCGTTTGTTGAGTTACTTGAGGAAACCGATCTTCAGCAAATTACGGTTAATCGGCTAGCGGAAAGAGCCACAATCAATCGAGTTACTTTTTATCTGCATTTTCGTGATATTCCAGATATGTTAGAAAAGATGGCAAACGATATGATTGACGACATTTCAACGGTATTTGAAAAAACACCAACAGACCACCCATTCTCTGAAGAAGACAGTTGGAAAATACTTGAAAACTTACTACAGCATATCGCTGACCATTCCAATTTTTATAAGAACTTCCTTACTTCTAAGAAAGTTCCTATCTTCAGAGATCGGCTGACCCTGTTTTTACGGGAGAAAATCGTGACGAAGATAGATGAAAGCGGAAGACGAGTTCAATTAACTGATATCGTAAAAGAAGATATATTAATATGGTACGAAACGTCCGCTTTAATTGGCACAATCGTTTCGTGGCTTCAAAATGATATGCCCTATACACCAAGTTTTCTAGCACAACAATTCGCTTTGCTTCACCATAGGGCGTTAAATGTAGAACGTTAA
- a CDS encoding carboxymuconolactone decarboxylase family protein yields the protein MSQRIAYNDVAPDGIKIMMDMEKYTKTSSINQTTRELIKIRASQINGCAFCINMHTSDARKMGETEQRIYCLNVWEECDFYSPDEKVALELTEHITLIPTKRIPEDLYKRVREHYEEKQYVDLVLIINQINSWNRISIAMGNTATES from the coding sequence ATGAGTCAACGAATCGCCTATAATGATGTTGCGCCCGATGGTATTAAAATTATGATGGATATGGAAAAGTACACGAAAACATCTTCTATTAATCAAACTACTAGAGAGTTGATTAAAATTAGAGCTTCTCAAATTAACGGTTGTGCCTTCTGTATCAATATGCATACATCCGATGCTCGTAAGATGGGTGAAACTGAACAAAGAATTTATTGTTTAAATGTCTGGGAAGAATGCGATTTTTATTCACCTGACGAAAAAGTTGCTTTGGAACTTACTGAGCATATTACCTTAATCCCAACAAAACGAATTCCTGAGGACTTATACAAGCGTGTCCGAGAACATTATGAAGAGAAACAATATGTTGATCTAGTTCTTATTATTAATCAAATAAACAGTTGGAATAGAATCTCTATTGCAATGGGCAATACAGCAACTGAGAGTTAA
- a CDS encoding M20 metallopeptidase family protein has product MHELKIDFNQELLDSFEEIVSWRRYLHMNPEISFQEVETPRFIAEKLRSFGIEVHENIGGNGVVGIIKGASPGKTIAFRADFDALPIQDEKEVPYKSTVNGAMHACGHDGHTAALLGVAKVLSRKQHDLSGTLVLIFQPAEEKPPGGAKAMIDDGVLDGVDYIFGGHLATDVPIGKVAIRSGASMASVDAFKITLQGKGGHGAKPHSTVDAVAIGSELVSHLQQIVSRRVDPMEPAVVTVGSFHAGNAFNIIADTAVLEGTVRALNSDVRIQIEEEIRRILDGFKTADRITYTLDYLNGYPVLENHPEETQLIEQLVKENLSPEAFVEKKVVLGAEDFAYYLQHRPGAFFHVGARNENPATHFAHHHPRFDFDEQAMLVQGQVFLLLTAHYLL; this is encoded by the coding sequence ATGCACGAACTAAAGATTGATTTCAATCAGGAGCTTTTGGATTCTTTTGAAGAAATCGTTTCCTGGAGACGGTATCTCCATATGAATCCAGAGATTTCTTTTCAAGAAGTCGAGACTCCAAGGTTCATAGCCGAAAAGCTGAGAAGTTTTGGGATTGAGGTCCATGAGAACATTGGAGGAAACGGTGTTGTTGGAATCATCAAGGGTGCTTCTCCAGGTAAGACCATTGCCTTTCGAGCTGACTTTGATGCCTTACCCATTCAGGATGAAAAAGAGGTTCCCTATAAATCTACGGTTAATGGTGCCATGCATGCCTGCGGTCATGACGGTCATACGGCTGCCTTGCTGGGGGTGGCAAAGGTACTTAGTCGTAAGCAGCATGATTTAAGCGGAACCCTCGTTTTGATCTTTCAGCCTGCGGAGGAAAAGCCCCCTGGTGGTGCAAAAGCGATGATTGATGACGGGGTATTGGACGGGGTCGATTACATCTTTGGCGGGCATTTGGCTACAGATGTACCTATTGGTAAAGTAGCCATACGTTCTGGCGCTTCTATGGCTTCTGTTGATGCCTTCAAAATCACCCTTCAAGGCAAAGGCGGGCATGGAGCAAAACCGCATTCGACGGTGGATGCGGTCGCAATTGGCAGCGAACTCGTTAGTCATCTGCAACAGATTGTTAGTCGGCGCGTAGATCCGATGGAACCAGCTGTTGTGACGGTCGGCAGTTTTCATGCCGGCAATGCGTTCAATATTATCGCAGATACCGCCGTGCTTGAAGGAACGGTTCGCGCGCTTAACAGCGATGTCAGAATACAAATTGAAGAAGAAATCCGCCGGATATTGGACGGTTTCAAAACTGCTGACCGTATCACGTATACATTAGATTATCTGAACGGCTATCCAGTACTTGAAAACCATCCGGAGGAAACCCAGCTTATTGAACAGTTAGTAAAAGAGAACCTTTCTCCTGAAGCTTTCGTTGAGAAAAAAGTGGTCCTTGGTGCTGAAGATTTCGCTTACTATCTTCAACATCGACCAGGCGCCTTCTTTCATGTAGGTGCTCGAAATGAAAATCCTGCGACCCATTTTGCTCACCATCATCCTCGTTTTGACTTTGATGAGCAGGCAATGTTGGTTCAGGGACAGGTGTTTCTACTGCTTACAGCCCATTATTTACTATAG
- a CDS encoding GNAT family N-acetyltransferase: MKVKDIYGELQTLSTDRLLLRKFAIGDAEDMFEYASEPDVSRFVPWESHNTIKDTYEFLNLIDKQYQEGKIAPWAIEFKQTKKVIGTIDFVAWFPINFRAELGFILSKDHWGDRIILAAAAKVKEFGFNKMKLNRIKAPCMVENSQSQRVLQKIGMKLEGVSREKYFIKGKFRDIAMYSILRNEYLEN, encoded by the coding sequence ATGAAAGTAAAAGATATTTATGGGGAATTGCAAACCCTATCAACAGACCGTCTATTACTACGCAAATTCGCAATAGGTGATGCAGAAGATATGTTTGAGTATGCATCGGAACCAGATGTATCGAGATTCGTTCCGTGGGAGTCCCACAATACGATTAAAGATACATACGAATTTTTGAACTTGATCGATAAACAATACCAAGAAGGAAAAATAGCACCTTGGGCTATTGAATTTAAACAAACAAAAAAAGTAATTGGTACCATTGATTTTGTTGCATGGTTTCCTATAAATTTTAGAGCCGAACTAGGTTTTATTCTCTCCAAGGATCATTGGGGCGACAGAATAATTCTTGCAGCTGCTGCCAAAGTAAAGGAATTTGGCTTTAATAAAATGAAGTTAAATAGAATCAAGGCTCCTTGTATGGTAGAAAATAGTCAATCACAAAGAGTTCTACAAAAAATAGGGATGAAATTAGAAGGAGTATCACGAGAAAAATACTTTATTAAAGGAAAGTTTAGAGATATTGCAATGTATTCAATTCTTAGGAATGAATACCTGGAAAATTAG
- a CDS encoding VOC family protein, which translates to MTFKLDHIVHFVKSPEDAIISYQEKGLHAVEGGRHESLGTYNALSYFGLSYIELIGVFDQALVERSAEAPYSLRESIVKRQFAEGLARVALRSTDLEADAKRFRDLGLDVYGPSPLSRKRPDGSVVSWKLLFVGKPDEQPDLPFFIQWDEDDDERTEDLSKRGVIAPHPAGNVELTSVSFAVKDLESVIERWSAYLGLEAEEAFVDTHLNAKGQRLKLGGGDLIFYRPIGDGIVAATIKEHGEKPFSLEFSGTDQEIEFSLYDAAYKFTK; encoded by the coding sequence ATGACATTCAAATTAGATCATATCGTACACTTCGTAAAAAGCCCAGAGGATGCCATTATATCGTATCAAGAAAAGGGTCTGCATGCTGTTGAAGGTGGACGGCATGAATCCCTAGGTACATACAATGCCCTAAGTTATTTTGGATTAAGTTATATCGAGCTGATTGGTGTATTTGATCAAGCACTGGTAGAGCGTTCAGCTGAGGCTCCTTATAGCCTAAGAGAAAGTATTGTGAAAAGACAATTTGCCGAGGGCTTAGCACGGGTGGCTCTTCGTTCCACGGATCTAGAAGCGGACGCAAAGAGATTCCGGGACCTTGGCCTAGACGTTTACGGCCCATCCCCGCTTAGTCGGAAACGTCCTGACGGCAGTGTTGTCAGCTGGAAACTTCTTTTTGTCGGTAAACCGGATGAACAACCTGATCTGCCGTTTTTTATACAATGGGATGAAGACGACGATGAACGTACAGAAGATCTTTCGAAGCGAGGTGTAATTGCGCCTCATCCTGCTGGTAACGTTGAACTTACGTCCGTATCTTTTGCGGTAAAAGATTTAGAAAGTGTTATCGAAAGATGGTCCGCCTATCTTGGGTTAGAAGCTGAGGAAGCATTCGTTGATACGCATTTAAACGCGAAAGGACAGCGTTTGAAATTGGGAGGCGGCGACCTTATTTTTTATCGTCCGATTGGGGACGGTATTGTGGCTGCAACCATTAAAGAACATGGCGAAAAACCATTTTCACTTGAATTCTCGGGTACTGATCAAGAAATTGAATTCAGCTTGTATGACGCAGCCTACAAATTCACTAAATAA
- a CDS encoding ASCH domain-containing protein: MNQATQKYWNEYWKNQNQPQSVSAWQFGADPDYLAQLVIDGIKTATCSGYTFYELENEPLPAKDDYSIILNSDDQPVAIIKTVEVTLTPMNEVTEEFASAEGEGDKTYKYWWEAHEKFFRNELNTIGREFSEDMLLVCERFKLVDVKNG; this comes from the coding sequence ATGAATCAGGCGACTCAGAAGTACTGGAATGAATATTGGAAGAATCAAAATCAACCTCAGTCTGTTAGTGCATGGCAATTCGGGGCTGATCCTGATTATCTCGCACAATTAGTGATAGATGGAATTAAAACTGCAACATGCTCAGGATATACTTTTTATGAACTGGAGAATGAACCACTACCAGCAAAAGATGATTATAGCATTATTTTAAACAGCGATGATCAACCTGTAGCAATTATTAAGACAGTGGAGGTTACGCTAACTCCTATGAATGAAGTCACTGAAGAGTTCGCTAGTGCAGAAGGTGAAGGAGATAAAACCTACAAATATTGGTGGGAAGCTCATGAAAAGTTCTTCAGAAACGAGTTAAACACAATCGGACGTGAATTTTCGGAAGACATGCTCCTTGTGTGTGAGCGTTTTAAATTGGTAGATGTGAAGAATGGGTAA